A portion of the Puniceicoccus vermicola genome contains these proteins:
- a CDS encoding transposase codes for MASVQPRSDLFENLQRRYFQTVEKYLHQAQGSCPLSSNSASEACLKAWEEMEEEDWHIGEATIMPNHIHFLTFRHGSAFSLKEVLRRFKGRSGRWINQALGRSGRFWQEDWFDRWMRTEAERDKTIAYIRNNPVKGKLVTDWEDHRWRISSKFPK; via the coding sequence ATGGCTTCAGTTCAGCCGCGCTCTGACTTATTCGAAAATCTCCAGCGACGATATTTCCAAACCGTCGAAAAGTATCTGCACCAGGCTCAAGGTTCATGCCCTCTTAGCAGCAATTCGGCCTCTGAAGCGTGCTTAAAGGCCTGGGAGGAAATGGAGGAGGAAGACTGGCATATTGGCGAGGCCACCATCATGCCCAACCACATTCACTTCCTCACTTTCAGACATGGATCAGCATTTTCTCTTAAAGAAGTCCTCCGAAGATTCAAAGGGCGCTCCGGCAGATGGATCAACCAAGCCTTGGGGCGCTCCGGTCGATTCTGGCAGGAAGATTGGTTTGACCGATGGATGCGCACAGAAGCTGAACGAGACAAGACTATTGCTTACATTCGTAACAATCCGGTGAAAGGGAAATTGGTCACAGACTGGGAGGATCACCGGTGGAGAATCAGTAGCAAATTTCCGAAATAG
- a CDS encoding type 1 glutamine amidotransferase domain-containing protein produces the protein MTQSLSDHRILFFVGDIYEDLELWYPLYRLQAAGAETVVAGEEMKEFSGKHGYPASAECLVDDLRTEDFTGLVIPGGFMPDKLRRNPKILELTREFDEANKMIGMICHAGWIPISAGIVKGRRVTSTPGIKDDLTNAGAKWIDEAVVWDQNLISARRPPDLPAFGEALVEFLTS, from the coding sequence ATGACCCAATCACTCTCCGATCACCGCATTCTCTTTTTCGTGGGCGACATCTACGAAGACCTTGAACTCTGGTATCCGCTTTATCGCCTGCAAGCGGCGGGAGCGGAGACGGTTGTCGCGGGGGAAGAGATGAAAGAGTTTTCTGGAAAGCACGGGTATCCGGCTTCAGCCGAATGCCTGGTCGATGACCTTCGCACGGAAGATTTCACCGGTCTGGTGATTCCCGGAGGCTTTATGCCCGACAAACTACGCCGCAACCCGAAGATCCTGGAACTCACTCGCGAGTTCGATGAAGCGAACAAAATGATCGGGATGATTTGCCATGCGGGCTGGATTCCGATATCCGCCGGGATCGTCAAAGGACGCCGCGTCACCAGCACTCCCGGAATCAAGGATGATCTGACCAACGCCGGCGCCAAGTGGATCGACGAAGCGGTCGTTTGGGACCAGAACCTCATCTCAGCCCGCCGTCCTCCGGACCTTCCGGCCTTTGGCGAAGCACTGGTCGAATTTTTGACAAGCTAA
- a CDS encoding ferredoxin produces the protein MAFLQISHKKSECIGCALCTEVAPEYWCLDDRGEAQLREVKRKDKQFEYAEGLPQDREELETAAEGCPVKIIRVG, from the coding sequence ATGGCCTTTCTACAAATTTCCCACAAAAAGTCCGAATGCATCGGCTGCGCCCTCTGCACCGAGGTGGCTCCGGAGTACTGGTGTTTAGACGACCGGGGCGAGGCCCAACTGCGAGAGGTGAAGCGGAAGGACAAGCAGTTCGAGTACGCAGAGGGACTTCCCCAAGATCGCGAAGAATTGGAAACCGCCGCCGAAGGCTGCCCGGTGAAGATTATTCGGGTGGGTTAA
- a CDS encoding alpha/beta hydrolase, with product MKNPYPLYLLVACCVFLIGSNLFGEEVLRENIPYLRNGLPIQTLTVFRPENAETLLPAVVMYHGGSWKKGTPGQLAQLGNYLAERGIVLVSAGYRLVGKQTEDVGDCVKDAIVAYDWVCRNAESIGVDPDRIAVGGASAGGQLGLSVALLSDSAFEEIAGSERQAPLAYLGLNPVVDTNDPRFLKTFEEYGDDFNPVALLEGGAHLPPTFIAHGQKDAVVPLNTVERFAEIATDQGDEVEIMIFEGQSHGFFNPRKGREKMLNELYVAVFGFLSESFDSAGS from the coding sequence ATGAAGAATCCCTATCCCCTCTACCTTCTGGTTGCATGCTGCGTATTCCTGATCGGATCCAATCTCTTTGGAGAAGAGGTGTTGCGAGAGAATATCCCGTATTTGAGAAACGGATTGCCGATCCAGACGTTAACCGTTTTTCGTCCCGAGAACGCCGAAACTTTGCTTCCGGCGGTGGTGATGTATCACGGAGGGAGTTGGAAGAAAGGCACTCCGGGTCAGCTAGCGCAACTCGGGAACTATTTAGCAGAGAGAGGAATTGTACTGGTCTCGGCTGGATATCGTCTGGTTGGGAAACAAACGGAGGACGTGGGAGATTGTGTGAAGGACGCGATCGTTGCTTATGATTGGGTTTGCCGAAACGCCGAATCGATCGGTGTTGATCCGGATAGGATCGCAGTCGGTGGAGCCTCCGCTGGGGGGCAGCTCGGATTGAGCGTCGCGCTTTTGAGCGATTCTGCCTTTGAGGAGATTGCGGGCTCCGAGAGACAGGCTCCACTCGCGTACCTGGGACTGAATCCTGTGGTCGATACGAATGACCCTCGTTTTCTAAAAACGTTCGAGGAGTATGGGGATGACTTTAATCCGGTCGCTCTCTTGGAAGGGGGAGCGCATCTACCTCCGACATTCATTGCCCACGGACAGAAGGATGCGGTGGTTCCTCTCAATACGGTTGAAAGGTTCGCGGAAATTGCGACCGATCAGGGAGATGAAGTGGAAATTATGATTTTTGAGGGACAGTCGCACGGATTTTTCAATCCTCGGAAGGGCCGTGAAAAGATGCTGAATGAGCTCTATGTGGCCGTGTTTGGCTTCTTGAGTGAAAGTTTTGATTCGGCCGGGTCGTGA
- a CDS encoding DUF2334 domain-containing protein, whose protein sequence is MMKNLGADPIVVIKADDLVCHSNGTVFGSQWDRFFELAADEGIKVSAGIIGKSLQQGTPEYFDQIRALEESGQVEFWNHGYTHGRDSETGESEFKGPDFETQLETLVRTQDLASEKLGFTLHSFGSPFNANDANTVEAIRATPEIMSWLYGSKDAELLPGQVALIRFIDIEQPVHHPNYEAFKSDYLEKPDIPYYVLQVHPGGWDSERLDQFRQVVNFLQEQNAEFLTPSELKERLLSKE, encoded by the coding sequence ATGATGAAGAATTTAGGTGCAGATCCGATCGTGGTCATCAAGGCGGATGATCTTGTCTGTCATAGTAATGGAACCGTTTTCGGATCCCAATGGGATCGCTTTTTCGAGCTGGCAGCGGACGAGGGGATAAAGGTTTCGGCTGGAATCATTGGTAAGTCCCTCCAGCAGGGAACTCCGGAATATTTTGATCAAATTCGGGCTTTGGAAGAGAGCGGGCAGGTCGAGTTTTGGAATCACGGATACACGCATGGTCGGGATTCGGAGACAGGGGAGAGTGAGTTTAAGGGACCGGATTTCGAGACCCAGTTGGAGACCTTGGTCCGAACTCAAGACCTTGCTAGTGAGAAACTAGGTTTCACTCTTCACAGTTTTGGTTCTCCGTTTAATGCGAACGACGCGAATACGGTTGAGGCGATCCGTGCAACCCCGGAGATTATGTCTTGGCTCTATGGCTCGAAGGACGCCGAACTCCTGCCGGGGCAGGTTGCTTTAATCCGTTTCATAGACATTGAGCAGCCAGTGCATCATCCCAACTACGAGGCGTTCAAAAGCGATTATCTCGAGAAACCTGATATTCCGTACTACGTTCTCCAGGTTCATCCCGGCGGATGGGATTCCGAGCGATTGGATCAATTTCGACAGGTCGTGAATTTCCTTCAGGAGCAGAATGCAGAGTTCCTCACTCCTTCAGAATTGAAGGAGCGGCTTCTTTCCAAAGAGTAG
- a CDS encoding peptidase U32 family protein, with protein MIDQSLAESHVEILAPAGCYASLQAAIDSGADAVYFGLAQLNMRARARRSFHLEDLPEIMERCRTGGIRGYLTLNTLLYDHDLKLCYELLATAKENGVDAVIASDMACILKARELGIEVHLSTQLSVSNYESFAFYSQFCDRIVLARELNLGMIRKIREKVLENDLRGPSGRRVEIEAFAHGALCIAVSGRCGMSLFTDNASANRGACLQNCRKEYTVKEKESGKELVIDNNFIMSPNDIATIEFLDQVLAAGIHTLKIEGRGRSPEYVQRVTRAYRSAVKLVQDGQYGPESVQGLLAELQTVYNRGHSSGYYVGREQGWSGTYGSKATEQKILAGQVTHYYPKIGVGEIQTHQAVAVGDPFLIIGNTTGVLEGKIETLHNHEGPITAAESGETVSIPVRQKVRAGDKFFLVRTAEPAQA; from the coding sequence ATGATCGATCAATCTCTCGCCGAATCACATGTCGAGATCCTCGCTCCCGCCGGATGCTACGCCTCCCTGCAGGCGGCCATCGACTCGGGGGCCGATGCCGTTTACTTTGGGCTGGCCCAGCTGAATATGCGAGCCAGGGCTCGTCGTTCGTTTCACCTGGAAGACTTGCCGGAGATCATGGAACGATGCCGTACCGGTGGGATCCGGGGCTATCTGACCCTCAATACCCTTCTCTATGACCACGATCTAAAACTCTGCTACGAGCTACTCGCTACGGCCAAAGAAAATGGAGTGGATGCCGTGATCGCCTCCGACATGGCCTGCATTCTGAAAGCCCGGGAGCTTGGGATTGAGGTTCATCTTTCTACGCAGCTTTCCGTCTCCAACTACGAGTCATTTGCATTCTACTCCCAATTTTGTGACCGCATCGTCCTCGCCCGTGAATTGAACCTCGGGATGATCCGCAAGATTCGTGAGAAGGTTCTCGAAAATGACCTGCGAGGCCCGTCAGGCCGGAGAGTTGAAATCGAGGCCTTTGCCCATGGAGCCCTCTGCATTGCCGTCTCCGGGCGCTGCGGGATGTCCCTTTTCACCGACAACGCCTCCGCTAATCGCGGCGCCTGCCTCCAGAACTGCCGCAAAGAATACACCGTCAAAGAGAAGGAGAGCGGCAAGGAGCTGGTCATTGACAACAACTTCATCATGTCTCCCAACGACATTGCGACGATCGAGTTCCTCGATCAGGTTCTCGCCGCAGGCATCCACACCCTGAAGATTGAGGGGCGCGGCCGATCACCAGAGTATGTGCAGCGGGTCACCCGTGCCTACCGGTCTGCCGTGAAGCTCGTTCAGGACGGGCAATACGGCCCAGAGTCCGTCCAAGGACTGCTGGCCGAACTCCAGACCGTCTACAACCGGGGCCATTCCAGCGGATACTACGTCGGTCGGGAACAAGGCTGGTCCGGGACCTACGGCTCCAAAGCCACCGAGCAAAAGATCCTCGCCGGCCAAGTGACCCACTATTACCCGAAGATCGGCGTTGGTGAAATCCAGACCCACCAGGCCGTCGCCGTCGGAGACCCGTTTCTCATCATTGGCAACACAACCGGGGTTCTCGAAGGGAAGATTGAAACCCTCCACAATCACGAGGGACCCATAACGGCAGCCGAATCCGGAGAAACGGTCTCCATCCCCGTCCGTCAAAAGGTTCGTGCCGGAGATAAGTTCTTCCTTGTCCGCACCGCCGAGCCCGCACAAGCGTAG